GTTGTTCAAAGTCTATCTGTAAGTTGCTGggattttttttggtttctttGATTTAGTTTATTAGAATGGATTTTGTTATATCATATATTCTACTTTACAGGCAGTTAATTGGACTGAAGAGGGATTTGTTAAGAAGATTAGAGGAATCACATTTTCAACCAAAGTGTCTGCTCAGTTTGAAAATAGCATGATTAGAGCTGCCCGTGGAATCTTCAATCCACTACTTTCAGATGTGCACATCTTCACTGACCACCGATCAGGTCCACAGGCCGGAaagtatgtttccttttctttcagTAGATATTATTGAatgattaatttgaattttgcaaCTGTATCTGGTAGAAAAAGCGAAAATATTTACCAGGTTCTTTACTGATGCAGTTCACCCGGATATGGGATTTCATTGGTAGCGGAGACTACTACCGGTTGCTTGATATCTGCAGATACAGCCGTTTCTCATGCTAGGCATGAAGAAACAGCTGGTCTTGAGGATGAttcaaaaaaagatttgatgCCTCCAGAGGATGTTGGTTGCGGAATTGCAAATATTTTGCTTGGGGAGATTGCTCAAGGGGGTGTAGTAGATTCAACACATCAGGTTCGTATGTCAGCAACATTTGGCTCCattcacttctttttcaaagttagtttaattttgcaCCCAAGTTTGATGATAAGTTGTATGAAGTAGAGATGATGTTGATATGCCTGCTAATATTTTAACGTGTCTGCTATGCAGGGTCTGTTATTTCTTCTTTGCGCTCTGTGTCctcaagatttttcaaagattcgTGTTGGAAAACTTTCCCAGCATGGAATTGAAACTCTCAGAAACATAAGGGATTTCttgaatttgaagtttgttataAAACCAGACCCTCAAACACAGTCGGTTTTGCTCAAGGGAATGGGTTATGGCATGAAGAACCTTTCTCGAAAGATCTCTTGAAAATCGTCGACATTTGTATGAATGTAACTGCAGCGTAATTTCATGCCATTGTTCATGGTCTCCCAAGAAGAGGGGAGTGGGGGTGTTGTATACTGGTGAAGTTCGTCTGGCTCGGTTTTGAAATGTAATCTAATTTTGTTAGTTACATGTTTTAGCTTTACCCTtcattcaattataattttgcCTCTAATGCTGGAGCAACCAATCAACTATGCTATATAAAATGATTATGAGTGAGTTTTGAATTGCTGTTAACTACTCCATAAACTTCCATTTCCGCCTAGTTTCTTAATCATATTAATTATACATACACAGATAATGAAAATATGATTAACTCATTATCTCCCTCCTTTGTAACCCGCTGAAATGCTGATCACTGGAAACTATCGTTcctctaaaaaatataatggACCATTGTATTCAAATTTGCAACTCCACGTATCAGCTTCTATGGTCAAAGCAGGATTTCTCGAATTTAAAACAAAGGAAGAAGTGAACTATTATTCTATTAACATTAAGTTGAGTAGGTAAAGTTGATGTATTTACTATTTAGATAAtagttttaataataaaattatttatttaataaaaaaatagaattttagattttctgttcataaaaattttaatatcatatAACAAAATTGTTTTAAGCCAAAAACTTaatttgataaatataaatgtaagatatataatcatttatatgtttttttatttatcattataaATTTTTGGGATAAATGATTTTATGACATAATATTAAGGTTTCTATAACTAAAAAGTTTAGaatttgattattgtttttctctaataaaaagaattttggtataaaacacagaaaaaattaaaaagatttatgcaaaattcatttcaataattatatatctaacaAAACACACTCAACAGTCAACAAGATAGTATaactagtcaccaaaaaaaacaaGATAGTATAACTAGAAAAACGGAAATATTTGTTGCTGTATATGTTTTGGATGGGAGATTGCTTATGAAATATGGACCCGATAATTAAACTCTAATCCAATAATGAATGCTGGATAAATTAACATGTTGCAGAAATAACATAACAAGGAGTGCTAGGgcagcaacttttgtgatttaTAGCTATCAAATAGTCATCAATGAttattttaatggtgtgagatttcatccaatagattactttttttttgctgattaCATACTGGAcagaatttaataaagttgctgcccctagacttttcctaaTACAACACAACAAGAATACCGAATATATAATTAGGAGTGACAAACGGACCAAAATTCGTCGGACTGGTCCACATaacttgtaaaaaaaaaaagtgatccGAACTAGAAATTTGAGACCGCAATAATGAAAAAGACCACTTAACTCGCACCACTTAATCTATGGGTTTTGATAGGTGTCAGCAGGCTAGACGGGCTTACCTGACAGGCCTGTCATTCtacaagaggatgaagatgatgattgaATTTAGAACATTACTTTTGTACTTGTATTTAGAATGTTGTCCGTTTTATTCTAAGTTATAAATTGAactatgtttgattgattagatatttggataatattttatttttaattatatattttgaacaATTGAACATGccgattttattattttgtttcaaaaaattttgttaataattatatttattagatatttaaaattataaaaattttaatgtttgtgaatctaaaaattataattttttatttttaaaaattaatatttactaaaatgtttgtgaaattatatatttattttaatatttaataatttaataatataaaaaaataaaaattagtggACTTGCCTCACTAATCTGCTAATTCGCCATTAAACTCGACGAGATAGAAATTTAGGATTATCTCAtaaagcaaaaatataattgaaacgcaaaataacaaaattttgacaaaatgaGATGGGCGATGCGTTTACCTGTTTGCCATCCCTAAGATTATAATATATCATGACGAATGACAAATTGCACACATAAGTagcgcgcgcgcgcacacacacacatatataaggGTGGCAACGGGGGAGGTTTTTGCTCTATCCGACTCCGTTCTGCTCAACGAAAATCTGCATCGAATCCGCCTCGCCTCTATTTGCAGGTAGTAAAATGTTAAACCCTAACCCGCCTCTGCGGGTACCCGTTCCGCTCCTACCCGcccctataattattaaatccaaaaaataaaataaaattttaaaaattatataactattatttatatacataacataaattaaaataaaaattttaatatgatataatattattaattattttactaattattttatatatatcttacatatattatatattaaaaatatatatttatatatctattatatataccGGAGCGGATAGGGGTGGGTTTAACCTAAATCCGACCCCGCCCCGTTAAAATCCGTTCCGGTGCGGGTGCGGATAATTATCCACCCCCGAACGGGTAGAGGTGGGATGGGTACCCGCGGGTTCGGGTAGTATTGCCACAccccaatatatatatatatataaaatgccAGTTACTTAAGAAGGTCTCTCACGTTATATAtgtaaagataaaataaatgaaatcaGCCATATGAAATTGAAAATCCTCTATTTCCAATAGGGGTTGACTCTACCTGTATGGTCCTGACGATAACTATTAATTCCCTCACCTTTTTGCTTTACAAGCTAAGTATAAACATCTGATCTACTGCTTCACTAATACAAAGCTAATATAATTGAagtgaaataaaagataatgcTGGTGTTCAACTCCTTCAGCATATGCCCCAACCAAGTCAACGCCTAATGAAATCTGAAAATCCTCATGCTTACAATTATATATGCACAATTTCCAACTAGGATAAAGTCAAGCACCAATACCTTTGTCCAATTGTGNNNNNNNNGAAGGAACACACGATTAGACTCtgctattaaaatgaaaatataaatggGAATTTTTCCCACAGATAACATGTTAGTGTTGTAACCGTCACTTGAATGAAAGTAATATGAGATCATGTCTTATTTCCAACGAAATAAACATCACTCTCAGCCATCTTGCATATAAAGATCACTGCACTATTCGAGAAAGCTCCTGCACCATTTTTCACAATACTGTTCGATTTAGGTGACTAGGATCCAAAATGTTCTCAATTGCTAGCTATTGTAACTTGTCACAATATAATACATTGGTAGTTTTATTTTCTGTGGAAGAAGGAAACATATTATTGAAGCTCCACCTATATGTGTACACTAGTTACAGCACCTAAAAAAATTTCTCTAATTTAGATAAGCAAACATGATTTGAAGTCTACCCCTATCATTATGTTACACATTACTGTAAAAAGATGAATCTCACAACACTACCTCAAAACAATCTTCTGTACAATGCTGGATTCTGCTTTCTTCCTTCTACTCAACCATGGTTGAGTTgctttacatattttttatgtcACCAGCTTACGGGGGCAATCAATTATGATGGATTCCCAGGCCCCGTCTCCTTGAAAACCAAGTTCATTAGTCACTATCATTGTCAATATCCAGCCTTGCTTCCGTTTTTGAATTCTTAATAAGGGGAATAATTTCATCTTTCCCAATATTCCTCTCTCCAAATTCATATCCTTCACCGAATCGATGCAACAGTTGCAAAGCCTCCTTCATTTGAGGCCTACCAGCAGGCAATGGTGAAGTACACATGACCCCAAGTTTAAAAACACTGCACATTTCATCACTGTAACTAGCCTCCAAGACATCAGTGTCCAGCAGTTCGTCTACATTGGTTCCTAACTGAACGTGGCGCCATGCCCACTCTGAAAGAGATGAGTGCTCATCTCCATAATTAGCTTCTTTTCCAGTTGTTAATTCCAATAGTATAACCCCAAAGCTGAAGACATCGATCTTTTCGCTCACTTTTGTTGTTTGAACATATTCTGCAATTCAATTATGAAATTCAGATTAAACTTAATTgccaatgaaaaaaatattaccaaGGGATGTTGAAGATTGGAAAGATATTCACCTGGAGCAATATATCCAAATGAGCCAACAACACTTGTCatggtggtaaggggcttgaTCGTCATCCTTGCAAGACCAAAATCTGCAACTTTTGCATTGAATTGAGAATCCAAAAGTATGTTGCTTGTTTTCACATCTCTATGAACCACAGGCGGCGAGCAATCATGGTGCATGTATGTTAGGCCTTGGGCAATACCAATGGCAATTCGCAATCTCTTTGGCCaatcaagaaaaaaatgatTGACTTTACCAGACATGGATGATGACTTGCTCTTCTTGTGC
The Arachis duranensis cultivar V14167 chromosome 5, aradu.V14167.gnm2.J7QH, whole genome shotgun sequence genome window above contains:
- the LOC107490323 gene encoding probable RNA 3'-terminal phosphate cyclase-like protein — protein: MKTEYKRLKGSQSFRQRLLLATLSSTPIIIDDIRADETWPGLHNHEISLLRLFETVSDDCLVQINETGTKLKYKPGIIMGGTQHRPHDCGVSRSIAYFLEPLILLGLFAKKPLTITLKGITNDFKDPSVDTFKSTALPMLKRFGVPAEGLSLKIESRGVPPNGGGEVVLSLPVVQSLSAVNWTEEGFVKKIRGITFSTKVSAQFENSMIRAARGIFNPLLSDVHIFTDHRSGPQAGNSPGYGISLVAETTTGCLISADTAVSHARHEETAGLEDDSKKDLMPPEDVGCGIANILLGEIAQGGVVDSTHQGLLFLLCALCPQDFSKIRVGKLSQHGIETLRNIRDFLNLKFVIKPDPQTQSVLLKGMGYGMKNLSRKIS